One window of uncultured Methanoregula sp. genomic DNA carries:
- a CDS encoding nucleic acid-binding protein, translating into MSTNSGEMGRREGSFEREPARRVFAGELRECRYQFKDGEDEKSPTFALIPTGERCNRIFIVGTLTEKQRQGEQNIFYRGRVVDPSGTFFIMAGSYQPEAMQQLAKIETPAFVAVIGKPNLYQKPDGSFLVSVRVESITVVDKDTRDLWVLDAAERTLDRIEACAAGTAPDVIKAKEQYPTIDPAVFRKMAYDALAQIKM; encoded by the coding sequence ATGAGCACGAACAGCGGAGAGATGGGACGCAGGGAGGGATCGTTCGAGCGGGAGCCGGCACGCCGGGTCTTTGCGGGCGAGCTGCGGGAATGCCGGTACCAGTTCAAGGACGGCGAGGATGAGAAGAGCCCCACGTTCGCACTCATTCCCACCGGAGAGCGCTGCAACCGGATCTTCATTGTCGGTACCCTGACCGAGAAGCAGCGGCAGGGAGAACAGAACATCTTTTACCGGGGCCGTGTCGTGGACCCGAGCGGTACGTTCTTCATCATGGCCGGGAGTTACCAGCCCGAGGCCATGCAGCAGCTGGCCAAGATCGAGACGCCCGCGTTCGTTGCCGTGATCGGCAAGCCCAACCTGTACCAGAAGCCGGACGGGTCGTTCCTTGTCTCGGTCCGGGTGGAATCGATAACGGTCGTGGACAAGGACACCCGGGATCTCTGGGTGCTGGATGCTGCCGAGCGGACCCTGGACCGGATCGAGGCCTGTGCAGCAGGTACCGCACCGGACGTCATCAAGGCAAAAGAGCAGTACCCCACCATTGATCCGGCAGTGTTCCGGAAGATGGCCTATGATGCGCTTGCGCAGATCAAGATGTAA
- a CDS encoding nucleotide-binding protein, which produces MDFSEAADRISRKFSKSGQTPDLQKIEGKLRRLVQEFGVQPTEAERSVTNELAKEYNIPLAGAGGPPKSGGGTEEKKIAEAVSGEWVTIEGKIVSLSPPASPAIAQSGIIADESGAIRFVAWAKANAPAMAEGTWYRIESAVVDEYKDVPNLKIHSGTTIKEIGEDRALIPTPDPITGLRPGIGSVRAKVIQEWDASHERMLQSGLLGDETGTVKFVIWKEPGKESLTPGAVYNIFYAQVDEFNGRLSLNLNPATVMQEEGDIPVSGGEASFRGAIVHIAPGSGIIKRCPVEGCNRALSRQNYCPVHEIQPKFIYDLRIKGWLDDGLKTHSILLQRDAVEALTGISLTAAQEIAENNPLGMDEVFLQMRDKVLGRYITCHGCEIDGRLLVNKCERSSFDSGEHARLLNRAGGVS; this is translated from the coding sequence ATGGATTTTTCCGAAGCAGCAGACAGAATCTCCCGAAAGTTTTCCAAGAGCGGACAGACGCCCGATCTCCAGAAGATCGAGGGCAAGCTCCGCCGGCTCGTTCAGGAATTCGGCGTCCAGCCCACCGAGGCTGAACGCAGCGTAACCAACGAACTTGCAAAGGAGTACAACATACCCCTTGCAGGAGCGGGCGGACCCCCGAAGAGCGGCGGCGGGACGGAAGAGAAGAAGATCGCGGAAGCCGTTTCCGGCGAGTGGGTGACCATCGAGGGAAAGATTGTCTCGCTCTCGCCGCCGGCCTCGCCGGCGATTGCCCAGAGCGGGATCATTGCCGATGAATCCGGAGCGATCCGGTTCGTTGCATGGGCGAAAGCCAACGCCCCGGCAATGGCGGAAGGAACCTGGTACCGGATCGAGTCCGCTGTGGTGGACGAGTACAAGGATGTCCCGAACCTGAAGATCCATTCCGGTACTACGATCAAGGAGATCGGCGAGGACCGGGCCCTGATTCCCACTCCGGACCCGATAACAGGTCTTCGCCCCGGTATCGGCAGCGTCCGGGCAAAAGTGATCCAGGAATGGGACGCTTCCCATGAACGGATGCTCCAGTCCGGCCTTCTCGGGGACGAGACCGGGACCGTCAAGTTCGTTATCTGGAAAGAGCCCGGCAAGGAGAGCCTTACCCCCGGCGCGGTCTACAATATCTTTTATGCCCAGGTGGACGAGTTCAACGGGAGGCTCTCGCTGAACCTGAACCCGGCAACGGTCATGCAGGAAGAGGGGGATATCCCGGTAAGCGGCGGGGAAGCTTCATTCCGGGGAGCGATCGTGCACATTGCCCCGGGGTCGGGGATCATCAAGCGCTGCCCGGTCGAAGGATGCAACCGTGCCCTTTCGCGCCAGAACTACTGCCCGGTCCACGAGATCCAGCCGAAGTTCATCTATGACCTGCGGATCAAGGGATGGCTCGACGACGGATTAAAGACCCACAGCATCCTGCTGCAGCGCGATGCTGTGGAGGCCCTCACGGGAATCAGCCTTACTGCCGCACAGGAGATTGCCGAGAACAACCCGCTGGGGATGGACGAGGTCTTCCTCCAGATGCGGGACAAGGTGCTTGGCCGGTACATCACCTGCCACGGGTGCGAGATTGACGGCCGCCTGCTGGTGAACAAGTGCGAGCGCTCTTCGTTCGACAGCGGCGAACATGCCCGGCTGCTGAACCGGGCCGGGGGTGTATCATGA